From the Trifolium pratense cultivar HEN17-A07 linkage group LG4, ARS_RC_1.1, whole genome shotgun sequence genome, the window AAATGACTCCACTAAGCCCACTGATATAATTGAAGGCATATCTCCTGACCAAACTACGGTGAATCAATCAAATTCTCCTAGCTCTACTTCATGTATGGACAAATCTAATGGAAGAATGCATCGGCGCCGCACTGTTTTGAGGCGAAACTCTGTTAGTAAACCTTCTCTGATTAATTATGTGACTTTTATCTTTGCAATTGTTTTTGTCACTCTCACTCGTCCTCAATTGGCTAAAGAATTTAAACCGACTTTATTCTATAACTATAAAGTCCAAGTTATTTTGTCTTCTTTTTGTATTATGTGCAGGGAAGCAAGAACCTTTCCATGGAATGCATTGATTTTCTAGATGATAATGAGTAAGTAATTGACATCTAAGAACTGAGAAATTCttagttcaattttttcttgGTATCTTTATTGTAACCCGTTCGTTGCCTTTGGGCTGTGGttcttcaaactcttttatgCCTAGTGGCTAATGGATATGGACTCTTTTTGTGTGTGCATGAGTGAGTAATCGATCAGATCATATATTTCAATAATTTATGTCTGTCCTTGAAGATTCTTTcagaaacataaataataatacattGATAAAGAGTGTCCGTGAAATAAACACCAAAGCTAGTCCACtcctatatataaattttgagtCCTCATTGTTAAAAACACCATGAAATCATGTTTCCTCTTAAGTTTTGACATGTATTTATACTTTCCATACTAAATAAGTCCAAATGTTAAAAGATATAAAATGTCTAATAATATTTCATTATCTTAGAGttcatttcaatttatttttttatcttaagaGTATCTTGTATTATCTGACAGGATTAGTTTTCAATGTTAGAGTATCTCCTGATGTGGAGCAGTCACTTAAATATCCCTTGTTATTTTGTTCACTTTACTCTTTCCACTAATTTATGTTTATCTCGATACTTAGAGCTGAAGTTGAGAGGCTTGAAGCTGTTATGACAGAATTGCAATGCCAAATTGCAGAGGAGGTTAAAACTTGATTTTCTCAATTTAACCTTGTCTGTGTGTTAGAATCAATTGCCCATTTTCACTTCCTCTTGCAGGTAAAAGTAAATGCAAAGCTGCAATCTTACGTGGAAACCCGAAAGGAAGCCTTGCAAGAGCGTCGTCTAGTTCTTGAGCGAAATGTAAGTTCATTATGAGAGAACATACCCATTCCCCATGCGTATCCGGCTCCATACCCGTCTAAATTGAGATTTTGTTACATCCTATTTTCTTGCAGGTAGGTAAACTACATGAACAGTTGCTCAAGGAGAAGAGCTTTAGGGCAACTCTGGAAGCAGGACTAAAGTTTCCTCCAGAGACATTATCTGAATTATCTGATATTGACGAAAAGGTTAGTATATCTATTTCATATattgtttatagtttatttaCATTAATGCAACAAATTCTTAATCTTCACACTTTCCACAGACCAAGACAGACTTTCAGGAATTAGTGCTGATAGAAGCAGATCTTGCTAACTTAGAATGGAAGGTTAATGAGCTTGGGTTACGGCTTAATGCACAACTTGAATGGAGTTATGGTTCCATGCAAAGTTTCTTCGATCAAACCCAACAGATATCAAGCCATGAAAGAAATTTGTATGTTAATCATTACTTGACTCAATCGCATTAattttcatgaaaaaaaattatgtaggTATTTTGTGTATGGATAATAAACTTTTATCTTCTAACTGAGGAATTTATTTGACAGGAAGAATAGGCCGGATACTGAAGGTTCAGCCATTTCAGAATTTGACAGATCAATAAGAAAGGTaatctaatatttaaattagTGTGTTCGTGAATTATTAGCATATTTCTACCCTTAATCCATGAATTATTAGCTATTTGATGCCAACATTAAAGTCATTGTCCCCCTtaaaatatacatataatttaaaTCTGCTATTTCATAATTTTACAGCAGAACAGTCATTTTGTTGGAGCAGAAAATGAGAATGAGAGAATACCAGAGTCAACACCGTCACCAAACAAACATCCGCCTTGTTCCAAGAAATCTGTTACAAGGGTTGAGGCAAGTTTCATAAACTATACTGTGAACTAGATATTTATCAGAGTTTTCTTTAAATTGTGAAATCAGCACCAGTAATATTGTAGGGGAAATAAACGCTTAGTTGATATAAAAGGAATCTTAATTACTTTATATCCATATTATCATTATCTGTTACATCATCATTTTAGTAGTTAAGGTGGTGAATTGTGCATGTTTAGAAAATTGTATGCAAACCATGGGATCACATTTGACAATCAAAGTAAAAACATGGTTTGGAATTTCTACAAACAATCAAACATCTTTTGCAGGTTAGGAACAAAATCAATATTATATCAAGCCATGATTTTAGTGTCTAACTAGAAACCACAAACAGGCATAATGAAAAACTTATTTGTAAGTATATTGACAAAAATGTTGTCAtacattaaattaataattatacatTATGTTATGATAATGTCATTAATAATATATCATTACATTAAGAAGATACCCTTATTaataattatacatatataatgaTTTTCGACATAGCATCCAAACAATTCTTTTACCAAAATCCTTTCtaaataaaagttaataaacATGAATCACTTCTAGACTCTAGCAAACCCACTTATTAAACAAGGTTATGAAGATCAAGTTCAAGAAAATCAACTTTGCAAAATGATCTAAAACATACAATAAATCGAAGATGCCTTATGAAAGTAGCTAAGTTTTTGTCACTATGATGATTCGACATTTGCTTCTGACAGAAAAAACCATattatatatcaattttaatgAGCTTAATAGACATATTCATTAAATTCTTTTACTGCAGGGTGCAAATTCCACTACTTCTACAATTACAAGACTGACATCCAAACTAAACTTTTTGAAGGATCGTCGTAGTCAGTTTTCTAGTCAACTCCGAAACATGAGTAAAGAAAAAGGATTTGAACTTCAGCTTCCACCTCCATCTCCCAACAAGTCTCGAGGATTTGATTTTCACATATCACTTCGATCCCCAAATAAGTCTCGAGGAAATGAACGTCACTCACCACTTTCATCCCCCAATAAGTCTCGAGGGTGTGAATTTTACATATCTCTTAAATCTCCAAATAAGTCTCGAGGATCTGAGAATCATTCTCCACCAAACCCTGAGAAAGTTAGAGGCAATGAAGATCAATCACTTGGAATCTCGGATATTCAGAGAAATTGAGAAAATCAGATAGCAAGGCCATATCACCCAGATTGTCAGAATGAATATGCACAATTATACTTGAAAAGAGGAAGGTCGGAAGGGCAATAACAGCCTCATAATGTTCATAAAGGTCAATTATTTTGCggccaatatttttttacactGCAAATTCCAGATGATAGAAAGCCACTGCAATTGTTCAGCATTGTTTTTTCCAAGTGGGGCAACACTAATTGCTATGCTTTCAACAATGTTTTGTTTGGTTATGAAATACAGAAAAAAGATCTATGAACCCCAAAATATAGGATGATGTATAGGGCACGGTTCAATTCAAGCATCCCCTTGACATAAGCCAAACTATTTGTTACATAAcatgctgattttttttttctttctagctTCTTGACGAGCATGATGGTTCTATTATTACATTACAAATGCATTAGTATGACTTGTATGGCCTAAGCTTGCATTTGCAGATCAATTTCCTTTGGTCTGAAATAATAGAGCAAAAATTTCAGATTGTGTGAATGGCATGTTTTGTTCAGGTTATTAGTTTGAGGAATATGCTTTTTTATagtgatgaaaaaaaaagtaaagataaTTTTATGGGACAACATCCCATTTTCTTGAATATTCGCcctacaataaaaaaattgcgGCAACACCGCGACCCGTTTGTAAGCACCGGTATTATGCTAGTTTGATAAAATAAGGAATGAAAAAACTcgttcaaataaaaaaaaatgaggatTGAAGAAGAcgtgcaaaaaaaaaagaggattGAAGGAATGAAAATTAAAACACGTTCAAATTAAAACTCGTTGGAAAGAAAGGAATAACATGTTTTTTCTCTCATAGGATTTTATCGATTGAGTTTATTCTTGATAAAGTTAAGATTCTCGATTGGTATGAAATAACTGCTACTTTAatcacaatttaaaatcatgGCTATATTATGCGAGCATTCTGTTGCAGTGAGCACTCTTGAACCGAAACAAGAGAATCTCAATGTACCATTACATCAAACCCACATAATCAATAGAAGAGTGAAAATGCAAGATGAAAGCTAAAATGTGTCCAGAAACTTTACCTTTCTTATGTCCAGCAAAAGCAGAAGCTACTGCAACAGTTACATCCTTAGTTTGCACCACTAGGATAATAATATCAAAAaccaaataaattataattaaaaggcaattttgaaataaaaacagAGGATAGGAGTGATTAAGGATGCCAATTTTGTTGGAATGTTTAATTATTCCTTGATtgagtaaaaaacaaaacatccaGTTTTAGTGAATTAAGCTAATATTTGTAGTAGAAATTGAAGTTGTATCGAAATCTCGAATTAGTACTTTCATTCACTCGCACATGTATGAGCTGATTTTTGGCAtcttccattttattttaaaaataaaatatcatattgacTATGAGAGTTTGATgtcaaatcaataaaaatatatcattttatcgtaaatttttgaataaataggtaggaaattaaaa encodes:
- the LOC123920100 gene encoding rho GTPase-activating protein REN1-like isoform X6, coding for MAHAPSATNVMGQSGIFRSDQADSLGIYLDQLKDKETVKYAVLGRPILVALEEVDGTPSFLEKALRFVEEHGAKVEGVLRQAADVEDVENRVREYEQGKVEFSEEEDAHVVADCIKLVIRELPSFPVPASCCKALLEASRTAHGNRVSAMRAAIWDTFPEPNRRLLQRLLLMMQAVASRKAENRMSSSAVAACMAPLLLRPLLIGDCEIENDFDVGGDGSIQLLQAAAAANHAQAIVITLLEEYNNIFEEGSSSPGPDMYMDSEDDESESEEATDDDLSYDDSYDDEQDESIEGSDVDEDLVSETNSETGDSAVNDEYNDKDHNISHSSSNSSQVSDYVEVDQKLSTMSLEVSLPQSEDIKSCENFASQNNNACAMPCENFTSQNKTVFANDSTKPTDIIEGISPDQTTVNQSNSPSSTSCMDKSNGRMHRRRTVLRRNSGSKNLSMECIDFLDDNEAEVERLEAVMTELQCQIAEEVKVNAKLQSYVETRKEALQERRLVLERNVGKLHEQLLKEKSFRATLEAGLKFPPETLSELSDIDEKTKTDFQELVLIEADLANLEWKVNELGLRLNAQLEWSYGSMQSFFDQTQQISSHERNLKNRPDTEGSAISEFDRSIRKQNSHFVGAENENERIPESTPSPNKHPPCSKKSVTRVEGANSTTSTITRLTSKLNFLKDRRSQFSSQLRNMSKEKGFELQLPPPSPNKSRGFDFHISLRSPNKSRGNERHSPLSSPNKSRGCEFYISLKSPNKSRGSENHSPPNPEKVRGNEDQSLGISDIQRN